Proteins co-encoded in one Gossypium arboreum isolate Shixiya-1 chromosome 11, ASM2569848v2, whole genome shotgun sequence genomic window:
- the LOC108459671 gene encoding cyclin-U2-1-like encodes MAASSLIISPRKLRSDLYCYSYQRDANTPLVISVLASLIERTMARNERIVKNCKWALTRKDFRSRVFDCHETPDMTIQSYLERIFRYTKAGPSVYVVAYVYIDRFCQANPGFRINARNVHRLLITTIMVASKYVEDMNYRNSYFARVGGLTTNELNNLELEFLFLMGFKLHVNVSVFESYCSHLEREVSIGGGYHIEKTLRCAEEIKSRQIEERRYNQIARIML; translated from the exons atggcTGCATCTTCCCTTATAATCTCCCCAAGAAAGCTTCGATCCGATCTCTACTGTTATTCCTATCAACGTGATGCAAACACCCCACTGGTTATATCAGTTCTTGCTTCTCTTATCGAGAGAACAATGGCAAGGAACGAAAGGATTGTCAAGAACTGTAAATGGGCATTGACGAGAAAAGATTTCAGGAGCAGGGTTTTCGATTGCCACGAGACACCCGACATGACGATTCAATCTTACCTAGAGAGAATTTTCCGATACACCAAAGCCGGTCCTTCGGTTTATGTGGTTGCTTATGTGTATATCGATCGGTTTTGCCAGGCAAATCCTGGGTTTCGGATCAATGCAAGAAACGTACACAGGCTTCTCATCACAACGATCATGGTGGCTTCCAAATATGTTGAAGACAT GAATTACAGAAACTCTTACTTTGCACGAGTTGGGGGATTGACTACAAACGAATTGAATAATTTGGAGCTTGAATTTTTGTTCTTGATGGGTTTCAAGTTGCATGTAAATGTGAGTGTGTTCGAGAGCTATTGCAGTCACTTAGAGAGGGAAGTGAGCATTGGAGGAGGATACCACATCGAGAAGACTCTAAGATGCGCTGAAGAAATCAAATCAAGACAGATTGAAGAACGAAGATACAATCAGATTGCTCGCATTATGTTGTAA
- the LOC108458303 gene encoding transcription factor UNE10 isoform X3, translating into MSQCVPSWDLDDNHVTARHSLRSNSNSTAPDVHMSDYEVAELTWENGQLAMHGLGPASVPAKPLVSNPPSKYTWDKPRANGTLESIVNQATRVPYLKVSLDGDRDELVPCLNQHREAAASSATMAMDALVPCSKRTEGRPSHAMESIPGLGRTCLVGGSTRVGSCSGPAGTHDDEVLVSGKSTPAARAPEMPEWSSKEQSASASATFGKDRDSRYVTLDTYEKDFGMGFTSTSLGSPENASSTKPCTKATTTADDHDSVCHSRPQREEFEEDKKETGKSSVSNKRSRAAAIHNQSERKRRDKINQRMKTLQKLVPNSSKTDKASMLDEVIEYLKQLQAQVQMMNRMNIPQMMLPMAMQQQLQMSMMAPAMGMGMGMGMGMGMGVMDINTMGRPNITGISPVMPNPFMAMTSWDGSGERLQQAASAAAMMPDPLSTFLACQPQPMTMDAYSRLAAMYQQMQQPPASGSKS; encoded by the exons ATGAGTCAGTGTGTTCCCAGTTGGGATCTGGACGATAATCATGTCACTGCACGCCATTCCTTACGCTCTAACTCCAACTCCACCGCCCCTGATGTTCACAT GTCGGACTACGAAGTGGCAGAATTAACATGGGAAAATGGCCAACTAGCCATGCATGGTTTAGGTCCGGCAAGTGTGCCGGCTAAACCCTTAGTTTCCAACCCTCCCTCGAAGTACACTTGGGATAAACCAAGGGCTAATGGCACTTTGGAGTCCATAGTGAACCAGGCCACTCGCGTTCCGTATCTTAAGGTTTCTCTTGATGGTGACCGGGATGAACTTGTACCCTGTTTGAACCAACACCGTGAGGCAGCGGCGTCATCTGCCACCATGGCTATGGATGCTTTGGTTCCTTGCTCGAAAAGGACGGAGGGCCGGCCCTCCCACGCGATGGAATCTATACCAGGACTCGGAAGAACTTGCTTGGTGGGAGGCTCCACCAGGGTGGGATCCTGTAGTGGGCCGGCCGGTACCCATGACGACGAGGTACTTGTTAGCGGGAAAAGCACACCGGCGGCGCGTGCTCCTGAAATGCCAGAGTGGAGCAGCAAGGAACAAAGTGCAAGCGCCAGTGCCACGTTCGGGAAAGACCGAGACAGCCGATACGTTACTTTGGATACGTATGAGAAAGATTTTGGTATGGGTTTCACTTCTACTTCCCTTGGCTCTCCTGAAAACGCAAGCTCTACGAAACCCTGCACCAAGGCCACCACCACTGCTGATGATCATGATTCTGTTTGTCACAGTAGACCCCAG AGGGAGGAATTTGAGGAAGACAAGAAGGAAACTGGGAAATCTTCAGTTTCAAACAAAAGGAGCAGAGCTGCTGCTATCCATAACCAGTCTGAACGT AAAAGAAGAGACAAGATTAATCAAAGGATGAAGACATTACAGAAGCTGGTTCCCAATTCCAGCAAG ACAGACAAAGCTTCGATGCTAGACGAAGTGATTGAATATCTGAAACAACTGCAAGCACAAGTTCAAATGATGAACAGGATGAACATACCACAGATGATGTTGCCGATGGCAATGCAACAGCAACTCCAAATGTCGATGATGGCCCCAGCGATGGGGATGGGGATGGGGATGGGTATGGGCATGGGCATGGGTGTCATGGACATCAACACTATGGGCCGTCCCAACATCACCGGCATCTCACCTGTTATGCCTAATCCTTTCATGGCTATGACCTCCTGGGATGGCTCCGGTGAGAGGTTACAACAAGCTGCCTCAGCGGCAGCCATGATGCCAGACCCGCTTTCCACATTCCTGGCTTGCCAACCACAG CCGATGACCATGGATGCTTACAGTCGGCTGGCCGCCATGTATCAGCAGATGCAACAACCACCAGCTTCTGGTTCTAAGAGCTAA
- the LOC108458303 gene encoding transcription factor UNE10 isoform X2: MHTHMYVLLLMYVCDLLCRSDYEVAELTWENGQLAMHGLGPASVPAKPLVSNPPSKYTWDKPRANGTLESIVNQATRVPYLKVSLDGDRDELVPCLNQHREAAASSATMAMDALVPCSKRTEGRPSHAMESIPGLGRTCLVGGSTRVGSCSGPAGTHDDEVLVSGKSTPAARAPEMPEWSSKEQSASASATFGKDRDSRYVTLDTYEKDFGMGFTSTSLGSPENASSTKPCTKATTTADDHDSVCHSRPQAKFFPFNYVIACPKYFFLLFFFLCVCVCVCVCVFVNFVFLVMLKREEFEEDKKETGKSSVSNKRSRAAAIHNQSERKRRDKINQRMKTLQKLVPNSSKTDKASMLDEVIEYLKQLQAQVQMMNRMNIPQMMLPMAMQQQLQMSMMAPAMGMGMGMGMGMGMGVMDINTMGRPNITGISPVMPNPFMAMTSWDGSGERLQQAASAAAMMPDPLSTFLACQPQPMTMDAYSRLAAMYQQMQQPPASGSKS, from the exons ATGCACACACACATGTATGTACTTTTGTTGATGTATGTATGTGATTTACTTTGCAGGTCGGACTACGAAGTGGCAGAATTAACATGGGAAAATGGCCAACTAGCCATGCATGGTTTAGGTCCGGCAAGTGTGCCGGCTAAACCCTTAGTTTCCAACCCTCCCTCGAAGTACACTTGGGATAAACCAAGGGCTAATGGCACTTTGGAGTCCATAGTGAACCAGGCCACTCGCGTTCCGTATCTTAAGGTTTCTCTTGATGGTGACCGGGATGAACTTGTACCCTGTTTGAACCAACACCGTGAGGCAGCGGCGTCATCTGCCACCATGGCTATGGATGCTTTGGTTCCTTGCTCGAAAAGGACGGAGGGCCGGCCCTCCCACGCGATGGAATCTATACCAGGACTCGGAAGAACTTGCTTGGTGGGAGGCTCCACCAGGGTGGGATCCTGTAGTGGGCCGGCCGGTACCCATGACGACGAGGTACTTGTTAGCGGGAAAAGCACACCGGCGGCGCGTGCTCCTGAAATGCCAGAGTGGAGCAGCAAGGAACAAAGTGCAAGCGCCAGTGCCACGTTCGGGAAAGACCGAGACAGCCGATACGTTACTTTGGATACGTATGAGAAAGATTTTGGTATGGGTTTCACTTCTACTTCCCTTGGCTCTCCTGAAAACGCAAGCTCTACGAAACCCTGCACCAAGGCCACCACCACTGCTGATGATCATGATTCTGTTTGTCACAGTAGACCCCAGGCAAAGTTCTTCCCATTTAATTATGTAATTGCATgtccaaaatatttttttctcctttttttttttttgtgcgtGTGCGTGTGCGTGTGCGTGTGTGTGTTTGTGAATTTTGTTTTTTTGGTTATGTTAAAGAGGGAGGAATTTGAGGAAGACAAGAAGGAAACTGGGAAATCTTCAGTTTCAAACAAAAGGAGCAGAGCTGCTGCTATCCATAACCAGTCTGAACGT AAAAGAAGAGACAAGATTAATCAAAGGATGAAGACATTACAGAAGCTGGTTCCCAATTCCAGCAAG ACAGACAAAGCTTCGATGCTAGACGAAGTGATTGAATATCTGAAACAACTGCAAGCACAAGTTCAAATGATGAACAGGATGAACATACCACAGATGATGTTGCCGATGGCAATGCAACAGCAACTCCAAATGTCGATGATGGCCCCAGCGATGGGGATGGGGATGGGGATGGGTATGGGCATGGGCATGGGTGTCATGGACATCAACACTATGGGCCGTCCCAACATCACCGGCATCTCACCTGTTATGCCTAATCCTTTCATGGCTATGACCTCCTGGGATGGCTCCGGTGAGAGGTTACAACAAGCTGCCTCAGCGGCAGCCATGATGCCAGACCCGCTTTCCACATTCCTGGCTTGCCAACCACAG CCGATGACCATGGATGCTTACAGTCGGCTGGCCGCCATGTATCAGCAGATGCAACAACCACCAGCTTCTGGTTCTAAGAGCTAA
- the LOC108458303 gene encoding transcription factor UNE10 isoform X1 yields the protein MSQCVPSWDLDDNHVTARHSLRSNSNSTAPDVHMSDYEVAELTWENGQLAMHGLGPASVPAKPLVSNPPSKYTWDKPRANGTLESIVNQATRVPYLKVSLDGDRDELVPCLNQHREAAASSATMAMDALVPCSKRTEGRPSHAMESIPGLGRTCLVGGSTRVGSCSGPAGTHDDEVLVSGKSTPAARAPEMPEWSSKEQSASASATFGKDRDSRYVTLDTYEKDFGMGFTSTSLGSPENASSTKPCTKATTTADDHDSVCHSRPQAKFFPFNYVIACPKYFFLLFFFLCVCVCVCVCVFVNFVFLVMLKREEFEEDKKETGKSSVSNKRSRAAAIHNQSERKRRDKINQRMKTLQKLVPNSSKTDKASMLDEVIEYLKQLQAQVQMMNRMNIPQMMLPMAMQQQLQMSMMAPAMGMGMGMGMGMGMGVMDINTMGRPNITGISPVMPNPFMAMTSWDGSGERLQQAASAAAMMPDPLSTFLACQPQPMTMDAYSRLAAMYQQMQQPPASGSKS from the exons ATGAGTCAGTGTGTTCCCAGTTGGGATCTGGACGATAATCATGTCACTGCACGCCATTCCTTACGCTCTAACTCCAACTCCACCGCCCCTGATGTTCACAT GTCGGACTACGAAGTGGCAGAATTAACATGGGAAAATGGCCAACTAGCCATGCATGGTTTAGGTCCGGCAAGTGTGCCGGCTAAACCCTTAGTTTCCAACCCTCCCTCGAAGTACACTTGGGATAAACCAAGGGCTAATGGCACTTTGGAGTCCATAGTGAACCAGGCCACTCGCGTTCCGTATCTTAAGGTTTCTCTTGATGGTGACCGGGATGAACTTGTACCCTGTTTGAACCAACACCGTGAGGCAGCGGCGTCATCTGCCACCATGGCTATGGATGCTTTGGTTCCTTGCTCGAAAAGGACGGAGGGCCGGCCCTCCCACGCGATGGAATCTATACCAGGACTCGGAAGAACTTGCTTGGTGGGAGGCTCCACCAGGGTGGGATCCTGTAGTGGGCCGGCCGGTACCCATGACGACGAGGTACTTGTTAGCGGGAAAAGCACACCGGCGGCGCGTGCTCCTGAAATGCCAGAGTGGAGCAGCAAGGAACAAAGTGCAAGCGCCAGTGCCACGTTCGGGAAAGACCGAGACAGCCGATACGTTACTTTGGATACGTATGAGAAAGATTTTGGTATGGGTTTCACTTCTACTTCCCTTGGCTCTCCTGAAAACGCAAGCTCTACGAAACCCTGCACCAAGGCCACCACCACTGCTGATGATCATGATTCTGTTTGTCACAGTAGACCCCAGGCAAAGTTCTTCCCATTTAATTATGTAATTGCATgtccaaaatatttttttctcctttttttttttttgtgcgtGTGCGTGTGCGTGTGCGTGTGTGTGTTTGTGAATTTTGTTTTTTTGGTTATGTTAAAGAGGGAGGAATTTGAGGAAGACAAGAAGGAAACTGGGAAATCTTCAGTTTCAAACAAAAGGAGCAGAGCTGCTGCTATCCATAACCAGTCTGAACGT AAAAGAAGAGACAAGATTAATCAAAGGATGAAGACATTACAGAAGCTGGTTCCCAATTCCAGCAAG ACAGACAAAGCTTCGATGCTAGACGAAGTGATTGAATATCTGAAACAACTGCAAGCACAAGTTCAAATGATGAACAGGATGAACATACCACAGATGATGTTGCCGATGGCAATGCAACAGCAACTCCAAATGTCGATGATGGCCCCAGCGATGGGGATGGGGATGGGGATGGGTATGGGCATGGGCATGGGTGTCATGGACATCAACACTATGGGCCGTCCCAACATCACCGGCATCTCACCTGTTATGCCTAATCCTTTCATGGCTATGACCTCCTGGGATGGCTCCGGTGAGAGGTTACAACAAGCTGCCTCAGCGGCAGCCATGATGCCAGACCCGCTTTCCACATTCCTGGCTTGCCAACCACAG CCGATGACCATGGATGCTTACAGTCGGCTGGCCGCCATGTATCAGCAGATGCAACAACCACCAGCTTCTGGTTCTAAGAGCTAA